From a region of the Tachypleus tridentatus isolate NWPU-2018 chromosome 1, ASM421037v1, whole genome shotgun sequence genome:
- the LOC143251199 gene encoding uncharacterized protein LOC143251199 yields MGLRGSKQKADITSPPKQEKEKKVKRRKSKKDVAASNGAVGSEETQNKIEECAKVEEEKLSKVAETEKPATDSKGDQENKEPDGDKNDVKTSENLTEQFSVPISEESNTQPNTEDQDTQPKPDEPKAKEPSSSIDEVPEKMEPISELPIQTENKEPEKQVIEIKAQSPAPTETKKDITTEETTIATEVPSVTFDVSTAQEQSQQDKAPAEEEKHDQTLEDSPSVQEECEVMEKPTEVSISQENFKEQQQTDSQKKSEITEECKDEELRRNLL; encoded by the exons ATGGGACTAAGGGGTAGTAAACAAAAGGCAGACATCACTAGTCCACCAAagcaagaaaaagaaaagaaagttaagcGTAGAAAAAGTAAGAAAGATGTAGCTGCAAGCAATGGAGCAGTTGGATCTGAAGAAACACAG AATAAGATTGAAGAATGTGCCAAAGTGGAAGAAGAGAAACTGAGTAAAGTTGCTGAAACTGAGAAGCCCGCAACAGATTCAAAGGGAGATCAAGAAAACAAAGAACCTGATGGTGATAAAAATGATGTCAAAACCTCTGAGAATTTGACAGAACAGTTTTCTGTTCCTATCTCTGAAGAAAGCAATACACAACCAAATACAGAAGATCAAGATACTCAACCAAAACCAGATGAACCTAAAGCAAAAGAGCCATCATCATCTATTGATGAAGTTCCAGAAAAAATGGAACCAATTTCAGAACTTCCTATACAGACTGAGAACAAAGAACCTGAAAAACAAGTTATCGAGATTAAAGCTCAATCACCTGCACCTACAGAAACCAAGAAAGATATTACTACTGAAGAAACTACCATTGCCACTGAAGTGCCTTCAGTCACATTTGATGTTTCTACTGCTCAAGAACAATCACAACAAGACAAGGCACctgcagaagaagaaaaacatgaTCAGACACTTGAAGACAGCCCAAGTGTCCAAGAAGAATGTGAAGTCATGGAAAAACCCACAGAAGTATCTATTTCTCAAGAGAATTTTAAAGAACAGCAGCAAACAGACAGTCAGAAAAAAAGTGAGATTACAGAAGAATGTAAAGATGAAGAGTTGAGGAGAAACCTACTGTAG